One genomic segment of Methanobacterium spitsbergense includes these proteins:
- a CDS encoding M48 family metallopeptidase, whose protein sequence is MIKKAKIQDMEVEYEVIHRKVKYARLEIKTDKLRIIMPLNYNKEEEIIKKHENWIYKKLSRIKASQEEANNKELNFLMTEPEFRAIVLLFVENLSNDLNVKVNKVYFKKMKTRWGSCSSKKNININIYLMHLPIYLIEYVIFHELTHLVEMGHNKRFWSIISTKYPDYKKQEHELLIYWLLVRKLIDTEH, encoded by the coding sequence ATGATTAAAAAAGCCAAGATCCAAGATATGGAAGTTGAATATGAAGTTATCCATAGAAAAGTTAAATACGCTAGATTAGAAATTAAAACTGATAAATTGCGGATTATAATGCCTTTAAATTATAATAAAGAAGAAGAAATTATAAAAAAACATGAAAATTGGATATATAAAAAGTTAAGCAGAATAAAAGCATCCCAAGAAGAGGCAAATAATAAAGAACTAAACTTTCTCATGACCGAACCAGAATTCAGAGCGATTGTTTTGTTATTTGTTGAAAATTTATCCAATGATTTGAATGTAAAAGTGAATAAAGTTTATTTCAAGAAGATGAAAACTCGATGGGGAAGCTGTAGCTCAAAAAAGAATATTAACATAAACATTTACTTAATGCATCTCCCCATTTATCTTATAGAATATGTAATATTCCATGAATTAACCCATCTAGTTGAAATGGGACATAACAAAAGATTTTGGAGCATAATATCCACAAAATATCCTGATTACAAAAAACAAGAACACGAACTATTAATTTATTGGCTTCTAGTAAGAAAACTCATTGATACAGAACATTGA
- a CDS encoding indolepyruvate oxidoreductase subunit beta, producing the protein MKPYNIYISGVGGQGIIKTSTVLGEAAMKSSMPVVMSEVHGMAQRGGGVSTELKIGDAYSPIIEYGSADLLISFEPIEALRAIPKLSRKTSVIVNTSTIYPFNLNAGEFSYPKIEDILCELNNKSMKVYAFNADQIAKESGHLLSMNMVMLGGAAAVNGFPLKKEIVIDSMKANLPEKSLDINLNAFERGFDSIKSS; encoded by the coding sequence ATGAAACCTTACAATATTTATATTTCAGGGGTTGGAGGGCAGGGAATCATAAAGACTTCAACTGTTCTTGGAGAAGCAGCTATGAAAAGTAGTATGCCTGTTGTTATGAGCGAGGTACATGGTATGGCTCAGCGAGGTGGAGGCGTGTCAACCGAACTTAAGATTGGTGATGCATACAGTCCCATAATAGAATATGGTTCAGCAGATTTGTTAATATCCTTTGAACCTATAGAAGCATTACGTGCTATTCCAAAGTTAAGTCGTAAAACATCTGTGATAGTTAATACATCCACAATATATCCTTTTAACCTAAATGCAGGTGAATTTTCCTATCCTAAAATTGAAGATATACTATGCGAACTTAACAATAAATCAATGAAAGTTTATGCATTTAATGCCGATCAAATTGCAAAGGAATCTGGGCATTTGCTATCAATGAACATGGTCATGCTTGGAGGAGCAGCTGCTGTAAATGGATTTCCTCTCAAAAAAGAAATTGTCATTGATTCTATGAAGGCAAATTTGCCTGAAAAGAGTTTGGATATCAATCTGAATGCATTTGAACGTGGATTTGATTCTATTAAATCATCCTAA
- the iorA gene encoding indolepyruvate ferredoxin oxidoreductase subunit alpha: protein MDIKEILTASENENLFLLGNEATVRGAIEAGVGLASTYPGTPSSEIGDVFSKIATDAGIYFEFSTNEKVALEVAAASAASGVRSFTFMKHVGLNVASDSFMSVAYTSVEGGMVILSADDPSMFSSQNEQDNRHYARLANIPMVEPSNPQEIKDLMKYSYELSEEFKLPILMRTTTRVSHMRGVVKTGTNVDKPKKGFFKWDPKRFVPVPSTAMQMHKILVEKMEKLKNITNNSPLNTIVNKNGKIGVISSGSAFNYVMDAVEENQLEINVLKITLSYPFPDQLVLDFIKDLETVIIVEEVDPIMEKEVLSIIGQNGLKKNIHGKLDGTLPMIYEYSPNIVLNALNKVIDSNLNICNANVSKIAIPERQPTLCPGCPHRAAYYSVKKAVAELSLENVIYPTDIGCYTLGVASPYNSADYLLSMGSSIGTSCGFSKATDQNVVSFIGDSTFFHAGIPPLINAVHNKNRFVLVILDNRTTAMTGGQPHPGLPVDGMGWEAPEISIEEIVKATGVKFLRLINPLNVKKSQETFKEALEFNGVAVVISRYPCMLIKRGRKSDLSLEVKQNKCDSCAKCVTEFACTAIYTDEDGSIHIDPQICNKCNVCVQICPEKAIGIKK, encoded by the coding sequence ATGGATATAAAAGAAATTTTAACAGCAAGCGAAAATGAAAATTTATTCTTGCTCGGAAATGAAGCAACTGTAAGAGGTGCAATAGAAGCAGGGGTTGGATTAGCATCCACTTATCCTGGTACTCCTTCATCAGAGATTGGAGATGTATTTTCTAAGATTGCAACCGATGCAGGAATATATTTTGAATTTTCGACTAATGAAAAGGTAGCTCTAGAAGTTGCTGCAGCTTCAGCAGCTTCAGGTGTAAGATCCTTTACCTTCATGAAACATGTTGGTTTAAATGTTGCATCAGATTCCTTTATGAGTGTGGCATATACAAGTGTTGAGGGAGGTATGGTTATTTTATCTGCAGATGATCCATCAATGTTTTCATCACAGAATGAACAAGATAACCGGCACTATGCAAGACTTGCAAATATCCCCATGGTTGAACCTTCAAATCCGCAGGAAATAAAGGATCTTATGAAATACAGCTATGAGTTATCTGAAGAATTTAAATTGCCAATACTTATGAGGACTACAACACGGGTTTCTCATATGAGGGGAGTAGTTAAAACAGGTACTAATGTAGATAAACCCAAAAAGGGGTTTTTCAAATGGGATCCCAAAAGATTTGTTCCTGTACCTTCCACAGCAATGCAGATGCATAAAATTCTTGTGGAAAAAATGGAAAAACTAAAGAATATTACCAACAACTCTCCATTGAACACAATTGTTAATAAAAATGGAAAAATAGGTGTAATTTCAAGTGGAAGTGCATTTAATTATGTTATGGATGCTGTTGAGGAGAACCAGCTTGAAATTAATGTTTTGAAGATAACATTATCTTACCCATTTCCAGATCAACTTGTACTGGATTTCATTAAAGACCTTGAAACTGTGATTATTGTTGAAGAGGTTGATCCCATAATGGAAAAGGAAGTACTGTCAATTATAGGGCAAAATGGGCTTAAAAAAAATATTCATGGCAAACTGGATGGTACATTGCCAATGATATATGAGTACAGCCCAAACATTGTTCTTAATGCTTTGAACAAAGTTATTGATTCTAATTTGAATATATGCAATGCAAATGTGAGTAAAATTGCCATTCCCGAACGTCAACCTACTCTGTGTCCTGGATGTCCCCATAGGGCAGCATATTATTCTGTTAAAAAAGCAGTTGCAGAACTTAGTCTAGAAAATGTGATTTATCCGACTGATATTGGTTGTTATACGCTTGGAGTGGCTTCACCATATAATTCAGCTGATTATTTGCTTTCCATGGGTTCTTCTATTGGAACTAGTTGTGGATTTTCAAAGGCAACAGATCAAAATGTTGTGAGTTTTATTGGTGATTCAACTTTTTTCCATGCAGGAATACCTCCGCTCATAAATGCAGTTCATAATAAAAACAGATTTGTTCTGGTTATTTTGGATAACAGAACAACTGCAATGACAGGAGGCCAACCACATCCGGGACTGCCTGTGGATGGTATGGGATGGGAAGCTCCTGAAATTTCAATTGAAGAAATAGTAAAAGCTACAGGTGTTAAATTTTTAAGATTAATAAATCCATTAAACGTTAAAAAGTCTCAGGAAACGTTTAAAGAGGCACTGGAATTCAATGGAGTTGCAGTTGTAATATCCAGATATCCCTGCATGCTCATTAAGAGAGGAAGAAAAAGTGACCTCAGCCTTGAAGTGAAACAGAATAAATGTGATTCATGTGCTAAATGTGTCACAGAATTTGCATGTACAGCTATATATACTGATGAAGATGGTTCAATTCATATTGACCCTCAGATCTGCAATAAATGCAATGTATGTGTACAAATTTGCCCTGAAAAAGCAATAGGGATAAAAAAATAG
- a CDS encoding phenylacetate--CoA ligase family protein, with amino-acid sequence MIWNKEAECMSDDTKENLQLKRLKEAVENAYNNVPYYKKRLDEMNINPEDIKTLKDIEKLPFTTKDDLREAYPFEMFAVPRKEIVEVHTSSGTTGKPTVSGYTRGDIEIWSEVMARGLSMAGVTDDDIIQNTHGYGLFTGGFGVHYGAQKIGATVIPISTGQTKRQIEIMQDFGTTVMIFTPSYGLYLAEEIEEEGVKTEDLDFKAIGFGAEMWTEEMRQKIEKRFNAPAYNIYGLTEIMGPGVGLECSEQEGLHIFEDHFYPEIIDPETLQTLPDGETGELVLTTLTREGTPLIRFRTKDVTRLKRGKCGCGRNLVKMDRITGRTDDMMKIRGVSVFPSQIEKALLRIDGVEPHYQIIVTRPHLMDELEVRVEASEGLFSDEIKELVGIRQKIENYIHNEIGLRVKVTLVEPKTLPRSEGKAVRVIDKREL; translated from the coding sequence ATGATCTGGAATAAAGAAGCAGAATGTATGTCTGATGATACTAAAGAAAATTTACAACTTAAAAGGTTAAAGGAAGCAGTTGAAAATGCATATAATAATGTTCCATATTATAAAAAGCGTTTAGATGAAATGAACATTAACCCCGAAGATATAAAAACTCTTAAAGACATTGAAAAACTTCCTTTTACAACGAAAGATGATTTAAGGGAAGCCTACCCTTTTGAAATGTTTGCAGTTCCTAGAAAAGAAATAGTAGAAGTTCACACATCATCAGGTACAACTGGCAAACCTACTGTATCAGGCTACACAAGGGGAGATATAGAAATATGGAGTGAAGTCATGGCCAGGGGTTTATCAATGGCAGGGGTCACTGATGATGACATAATCCAAAATACACATGGTTATGGTTTATTTACAGGTGGTTTTGGTGTTCATTATGGTGCTCAAAAAATAGGAGCCACAGTAATTCCAATTTCAACAGGTCAAACCAAAAGACAAATTGAAATCATGCAAGACTTTGGAACTACTGTCATGATATTTACTCCATCATATGGACTTTACCTAGCTGAAGAAATCGAAGAAGAAGGAGTAAAAACAGAAGATCTCGATTTTAAAGCCATTGGATTCGGAGCAGAAATGTGGACAGAAGAAATGCGTCAAAAAATTGAAAAACGATTCAATGCACCCGCCTATAACATTTATGGACTCACCGAAATAATGGGGCCTGGTGTCGGGCTTGAATGCAGTGAACAAGAAGGTCTACATATTTTCGAAGATCATTTCTATCCTGAAATAATTGATCCTGAAACCCTTCAAACATTGCCTGATGGAGAGACAGGAGAACTTGTTTTAACTACTTTAACTCGTGAAGGTACCCCATTAATACGTTTTAGAACCAAAGACGTTACACGGCTTAAAAGAGGTAAGTGTGGGTGTGGAAGAAATCTTGTTAAAATGGATCGAATTACAGGCCGTACAGATGACATGATGAAGATTAGAGGCGTTTCAGTATTCCCATCACAAATTGAGAAGGCTCTTCTAAGAATTGACGGAGTGGAACCCCATTATCAAATAATTGTTACAAGACCACATTTAATGGATGAACTCGAAGTAAGGGTTGAAGCATCTGAAGGACTTTTCTCAGACGAAATTAAGGAACTTGTGGGAATAAGACAAAAAATTGAAAATTATATACATAACGAAATAGGTTTAAGAGTCAAAGTAACGCTTGTCGAGCCTAAAACACTTCCTAGAAGTGAAGGAAAAGCTGTGAGAGTAATTGATAAAAGGGAACTATAA
- a CDS encoding ACT domain-containing protein, translating to MKIKQLSIFLENRKGRMKNALDVLEKGGVNIRALSIADTSDFGILRLIVPDPEETKKLLEDNNFIVKIGEVIAVRMADHPGGLGVILGILDDNNINLEYLYAFVEEKEEMAIVLLHPENIDAGIKALQNGGAKVISAKEIYGL from the coding sequence ATGAAAATAAAACAGTTGTCTATATTTTTGGAAAACAGAAAAGGTAGAATGAAAAATGCATTAGATGTACTTGAAAAAGGTGGAGTAAACATTAGAGCCTTATCAATAGCAGACACTTCAGATTTTGGAATTTTAAGGTTAATTGTTCCAGATCCTGAAGAAACCAAAAAATTACTCGAAGACAACAATTTCATTGTGAAAATTGGGGAGGTTATAGCCGTAAGAATGGCAGATCATCCTGGAGGATTGGGTGTAATCCTTGGAATTCTGGATGATAATAATATCAATCTTGAATATTTATATGCATTTGTAGAAGAAAAAGAAGAAATGGCAATTGTACTTTTGCACCCAGAAAATATTGACGCAGGAATTAAAGCACTGCAAAATGGAGGAGCAAAAGTAATTTCAGCAAAGGAAATATATGGGTTGTGA